In the genome of Caloranaerobacter ferrireducens, the window ATCAAAACTTAGTTCAAAAGTTATAGGTTATTATATTCTAGAGCCCGGAGAAGAAAGTAAAAGTATAGCTACTGCTAAAAAAGTATATGAAAAAATGCTTGAAACTAGATGTGACAGAAAAACTACTATACTTAGTCTTGGTGGAGGAGTTACAGGAGATTTAGCTGGTTTCGTAGCAGCAACCTTTATGAGAGGGGTTAACTTTATTCAGATACCTACAACTCTCCTATCACAAGTAGACAGCAGCGTTGGAGGAAAAGTAGGGGTTAATTTTAAGAATTACAAAAATATTATAGGCTCGTTTTATCAACCTAAAGGAGTAATAATAGATACAGAAACGCTTAATACTTTAGATGAAAGAGAGATTATCAGCGGTTTAGGTGAAGTTTTTAAATACGGTTTAATAATGGATTATGACTTTTTTTTATGGTTAAACGATAATTTGAATAGTATCTTGAATTTAGAAAATAACTATATTGTAAACATAGTGAAGAAATCTTTAAATATAAAAAAAGCTATAGTTCAAAAAGATGAGAAAGAAAATAATCTAAGGAAAATCTTAAATTTTGGTCATACAATTGGGCATGGTATAGAAACATTGGATAACTTTAAAACTTTTAAACATGGTGAGGCAGTAATATTAGGTATGATGTTAGAAAGCTTTATAAGTAGAGAAATGGGTTTGATAGATGAAAAATATTATACAGAGATAGTTTATAGTTTAAGTAGATTAGTGAATCCAGTAAAATTTTCAGATTTTAAGCAAAAGCAAATAATGGGTGCTATAAAGCATGATAAAAAAAATGAAAAAGGAAGGATTGTTTTAGTACTTCCTATTGGAAAAGGGAAAGTTAATATATATAATAATGTTGATGAAAAACTAATTGAAAGAAGTTTAAAGGATGGAGTAGTAATATGATTATAAAAGGTGGTAATTTATCAATTAAAGGAGAAGTAAAAGTTCCTGGAGATAAGTCAATTTCTCATAGGGCGATTATGATAGGTTCTATTGCAGAGGGCAAGACAGTAATACATAACTTTTTAATGGGAGAAGACTGTCTTTCAACAGTAGAATGTTTTAGAAAATTAGGGGTAAATATACATATTTCTGATGGAGAAGTTGTTGTAGAAGGCGTAGGCTTACATGGTCTTAAAGAATCAAAAGACATCTTATATGTAGGAAATTCAGGAACTACAATAAGATTAATTAGTGGTATTTTAGCAGGTCAAAATTTTTCAGTGGCTATTACAGGTGATGAATCAATACAAAAAAGACCTATGGATAGGATAATTAATCCTTTAAGGATGATGGGAGCAAATATTTCTGGTTTATCAGATAAATTTCCTCCTTTAAGAATTGAGCCGACAGAAAGTCTAAATGGAATTGAGTATAAACAACCAATACCTAGTGCACAAGTTAAATCTTGCATCCTCTTAGCAGGATTATATGCTAATAACGATACAAAGATTTTGCAACCAAGTATATCTAGAGACCATACAGAAAGAATGCTTAAATATTTTGGAGCTAATATAATAACAAATAATAATGAAGTATATTTAAAGCCTGGGAATAAACTTATGGGAAAAGAGGTTTATGTTCCAGGAGATATTTCATCAGCAGCTTTTTTAATAGTTGGAGCCTTAATATTAAAAGGATCTAAAATATTAATAAGAGATGTAGGATTAAACGAAACCAGATCAGGTATATTAGATGTCCTAATTAAAATGGGAGGAAAAATAAAAATATTAAATGTAAGAAATGTAAATAATGAGCCAATAGGAGATGTTTTAGTTGAATATTCAGAATTAAAAGGTATAGAAATAAAAGGAAATATGATACCTAGATTAATTGACGAAATTCCTATTATTGCAGTAGCTGCTACTCAAGCTAAAGGTACGACAATTATTAAAAATGCAGAAGAGCTGAAAGTTAAAGAAAGCAATAGAATTAAAGCAATAGTAAATGAGCTAAAAAAAATGGGGGCTAATATTGAAGAATTAGATGATGGTATGATAATAAACGGACCTTCTAAATTAAAACCAGCAAATCTTAGTACGTACAATGACCATAGGATAGCTATGTCGTTAAGTATTGCAGCTTTAAGTGCAGATGGAGATTCAAATCTACAAGAAACAGAGAGTATAAACATTTCTTTTCCAGATTTTTTTGAAACACTTAAATCTATAATAATACAAGATAAATAAGAAGACGCAGCGATAAACAAAAAATATTGAATAAAATGAGCGTTTTATTTGATTTTTACTAATAAAAGATTTATAATTTTAATGGTATATTTCATTTCCAAGGAAATAAGCTATAACTTTTGATGATTTTTTTATCAAAAATAGATTTATTGTTAAGAAGGAGGATTATTATGAAAAAAGAATTACCTATAGCTTTGTCAAACAGACATGTTCACTTAAGCAAAGAGCATATTGAAAAGCTGTTTGGAGAAGGATACGAATTAACTAAAATGAAAGATTTATCACAACCTGGACAATTCGCAGCAGAAGAAAAAATAGATATCGTAGGACCAAAAGGTACTTTAAAAGGAGTTAGAGTATTAGGACCTGCAAGAGGAGCTACTCAAGTTGAAATTTCACTTACTGATGGATTTAAGTTAGGAGTAGTGCCACCAGTTAGAAATTCAGGAGATTTAGCAGGAAGTCCAGGAGCAAAGCTAGTTGGACCTAAAGGTGAAGTAGAGTTAAAAGAAGGAATAATTGCTGCAGCAAGACATATACATATGCATACAGATGATGCAGAAGCTTTTGGAGTTAAGGATAAAGATATAGTAAAAGTAAGAGTAGGTGGACAAAGAGGATTAGTATTTGAAAACGTACTAGTTAGAGTGAGTCCTAAGTATGCTCTTGAAATGCATGTTGATGTTGATGAAGGAAATGCAGCAGGAGTTAAGAATGGAGATATGGTTGAATTAATAAAATAATAAATGTAGCAAAAAATATAATAACAAATGATATAGGAGGTAGATATAAATGAAAAACATAGCATCAATGATAGACCATACAATACTTAAGCCAGACACAACAAAGGACAAAGTAAAAAAAGTATGCGAAGAAGCAAGAAAATATGGTTTTGCTTCAGTATGTGTTAATCCATACTATGTAAAATATGTTAAAGAGCTTTTGGAAGGCAGCGAAGTTAAAGTAACATCAGTTATTGGTTTCCCTCTTGGAAGCAATATAAAAGAAGTAAAAGCATTTGAAGCTAGTCAAGCTATAAAAGATGGTGCAGACGAACTAGATATGGTTATTAATATAGGTGCACTTAAAGACAAAGAATATGATGTTGTTAGAGAAGATATAAAAGCTGTTGTAGATGCAGCTAAAGGAAAAGCTATAGTTAAAGTGATTATAGAAACATGTCTTCTAACTGAAGAAGAAAAAGTTATGGCTTGTAAATTAGCTAAGGAAGCTGGTGCAGATTTTGTTAAGACTTCAACTGGATTTAGCACAGGAGGTGCTACAGTAGAAGATATAAGACTTATGAGAGAGACTGTTGGAGAAGAAATGGGAGTTAAAGCTTCAGGTGGAGTTAGAGATATAGAAACAGCTAAAGCTATGATTGAAGCTGGAGCTACTAGAATTGGAGCAAGCTCATCTGTAGCTATAGTAGAAGGCACAAAGGTTGAAGGTAGTGGATATTAAAAATAGAATAACAAAATAAATAAAAATAATGAGGATAGATAGTAATTTTTACTAATCTATCCTTTTTTTATTAAAACTATTTTTTTATACTGATTCTACTGAATAAATACACATTTTTTTATTTGTATACTTCCTAGTGAAAATAATCCAATAAATAAATTTATAGAAGATATGACACTACCGAATTACTTATTTTAGTTTTGAGTAGTATTTCTATGATTAGATGTCTGATTATTTTATGTAATATATCGTCTTATTTCTTGTAGTGTGACGACAAATAGTTACGAGAACATAAAAAAATAAAGGAGTTTACAATTTAATAGAGAATATTTTCATTTGAAAGAAAATATTGTAATAAAGTACGTTAGTGAAAGAAGGATTTGAATTGAAATAAATAAAAAGCAACAGTGCATATATTTAGATATTTATTTGTGACATATATAAGCAGATTTTCATGAACAATTATTCGCAAATACCACTATATTGTATTATAATATGAACTCTAATTCGTGAAAAGGGAGTTATACGTAATTATTTTCTTGAAAAACAGTTTTCATTTAAGTTTTAATATTGGGGGGAACTAATTTGAAACGATTTTTATGTATATTATTAGTTACTATGATTGCAATACTTAGTGGATGTTCCGTAAGTAATGTAACTAAACAAGAAGAAATAAAAAATGAGAATAATATATTCTACACTGGACAAGGTGAGAAGTGGTTTGCTACTTATTCAATTTCAAAAGTGAATTCTTCATATTTTGAATCATTATATATTCAATATTTAGTTGATAGAACAACAATAGAAAAAAACAAAGAAGAACAAAACATAGGACCTATTGAATATAAACTAGTGGGGAATTCTATGAAATTAGAAAGTTCATTTCCTCAGAAGTTAAAGGGTATAGGAAATTTCCATACTGCTACTGAAATGAACGCTGAATTATTTAATACTGATTATGGTGATGAATTAATTTTAGAAATTAAGTGGAAAGATAAGACAGAAAAATTATATCTTAAGAAATTAAAATAAAATATTATCATTTAACGTGTATTAAATTACGACAGATTAGAATAACTACGTATAACATAGCATTCTCATCACTCTACAAAAATCATGCAGAGCGATAGAGAATGCTCAGACCGTTATCGGACATTTTAGATTGAGAAATTCTTTGGGAGGATGAAAAATTGCATGAAGTAGTTAATATTATTGATGAACTGTACAATCTGGAAGAAGGTGAAAAGGAGTTATTAGAGAAAAAATTAGAATTGATTATAAAGTTAGGATGCAATTCACTTAT includes:
- the aroA gene encoding 3-phosphoshikimate 1-carboxyvinyltransferase, whose protein sequence is MIIKGGNLSIKGEVKVPGDKSISHRAIMIGSIAEGKTVIHNFLMGEDCLSTVECFRKLGVNIHISDGEVVVEGVGLHGLKESKDILYVGNSGTTIRLISGILAGQNFSVAITGDESIQKRPMDRIINPLRMMGANISGLSDKFPPLRIEPTESLNGIEYKQPIPSAQVKSCILLAGLYANNDTKILQPSISRDHTERMLKYFGANIITNNNEVYLKPGNKLMGKEVYVPGDISSAAFLIVGALILKGSKILIRDVGLNETRSGILDVLIKMGGKIKILNVRNVNNEPIGDVLVEYSELKGIEIKGNMIPRLIDEIPIIAVAATQAKGTTIIKNAEELKVKESNRIKAIVNELKKMGANIEELDDGMIINGPSKLKPANLSTYNDHRIAMSLSIAALSADGDSNLQETESINISFPDFFETLKSIIIQDK
- the deoC gene encoding deoxyribose-phosphate aldolase; this translates as MKNIASMIDHTILKPDTTKDKVKKVCEEARKYGFASVCVNPYYVKYVKELLEGSEVKVTSVIGFPLGSNIKEVKAFEASQAIKDGADELDMVINIGALKDKEYDVVREDIKAVVDAAKGKAIVKVIIETCLLTEEEKVMACKLAKEAGADFVKTSTGFSTGGATVEDIRLMRETVGEEMGVKASGGVRDIETAKAMIEAGATRIGASSSVAIVEGTKVEGSGY
- the pduL gene encoding phosphate propanoyltransferase; translated protein: MKKELPIALSNRHVHLSKEHIEKLFGEGYELTKMKDLSQPGQFAAEEKIDIVGPKGTLKGVRVLGPARGATQVEISLTDGFKLGVVPPVRNSGDLAGSPGAKLVGPKGEVELKEGIIAAARHIHMHTDDAEAFGVKDKDIVKVRVGGQRGLVFENVLVRVSPKYALEMHVDVDEGNAAGVKNGDMVELIK
- the aroB gene encoding 3-dehydroquinate synthase, which translates into the protein MLIVGDTMEILSVDLKDRGYNIYIDKGILKNIDNILLECGVSDNVFIITDRNVAKYYLDILLSKLSSKVIGYYILEPGEESKSIATAKKVYEKMLETRCDRKTTILSLGGGVTGDLAGFVAATFMRGVNFIQIPTTLLSQVDSSVGGKVGVNFKNYKNIIGSFYQPKGVIIDTETLNTLDEREIISGLGEVFKYGLIMDYDFFLWLNDNLNSILNLENNYIVNIVKKSLNIKKAIVQKDEKENNLRKILNFGHTIGHGIETLDNFKTFKHGEAVILGMMLESFISREMGLIDEKYYTEIVYSLSRLVNPVKFSDFKQKQIMGAIKHDKKNEKGRIVLVLPIGKGKVNIYNNVDEKLIERSLKDGVVI